Within Limisalsivibrio acetivorans, the genomic segment TTGACATAATCCTCATCGATAACGCCAAGGTTGGCCTGAACCGATTTTACCGTGGGCGTGCCGAACAGTATATCCTGAAGCTCCGTAGCTATGAGCGAGCCCCCCCATCCGTCGGAAAGTGAACATCGAACACCCTGCATAAGGAGCGAAAGAGGATCGTGGTCTGTGCCGAAGTGAGTTCGCTGGAGGATATCAACCGCCTCCCTGTCTATATTTCTGGGGAGAACGCCGATGGTCATACCCATCTCGTCAGTGAACATCTTCTCCAGTTTTTCAAACCTCTCCTGACGTTTTTTGGGCAGATAGGCATCGGCGAAGGGTATACACCCCTCTTTCTGTCTGCTGAAGCAGTCAAGGGCAACCTCTGCAACCTTTCCAGCCATCTCAAGGATACTGTCGCCGCTGTCATAAACACCGATCTTCTGAGCAACACCTTTGAGCTTCTCCGCATCGGTGATCTTGTAGTCTGTATTCTTACCCTCGGCCACCTCACGCAGGAGTATGGCGGGTCTTCTTCCGTGATCCGAATGGGCCGAAGCCCCCACGGCTATCATTCTCAAAACATTTCTTGCAACTATTGTATCTGCATCCGCTCCGCAGACACCCCTAGAGGGCTCGCCGCCGAATGGATCAATACGGCACGGGCCCATGACGCATATCTTACAACAGACACCGAGCTCACCGTAACCACACTGGGGCTTTTGTTTTTCAAGCCGGCTCCATGCGTTATCGTACCCCTGACTGTCCATTACATTAAATACCTGCTGAGCAGCCGGATCCACACTTCTTTTATCGTTTTTCATAGCACCCTCCTGAGTAATCCCCCTATTTTAAACGGCATTCTATTATTCACAAACACAAATTTGTGACCCGCCGAAAGAGATTAATGAAATGCTGTATATTATTGCGAACAAACAGGACTACTTGAGTCCCATTATTTCAAGGAAGGTTTTAACTCTGGAGCGGCCTACGGAAAAGGGTTCATCTACGGAACGGAGCTTAACGGTAAGTCCGCCCCCCTTCTTTGAAACCTTTTCGATGGCATCAAGGTTTATGATATGACTGCGGTGAATACGGTAAAAACTCTGGGAGGGGAGCTTCTCTTCTATCTCGGAGATCATAAAGAATGCGTAATATTCCTTATCTTCGGTATAAAACCTTGTGTATATGTTGTCTGCGGAAAAGTATAGAACATCCCCAAGATCGATAAGGAAGATATCATCACCGCTGTATGCGGGCATTTTAACCAGTTTCTTGTGCTTATTTGTTATCAGTCCGGTGATGTCGTAGCTCAGCAGGCAGTAGGAACGTTTTCCGCTCCCCGTGATAAGGCTCATGAGCCTTATCATGTAGTATTTTTCAGAATCTGCCATTGAATCGGACTTTATCTGGGTAACTATCTGCTGGCGGCTCTCATTCAGATGTTCTATGAACGAGCGGATCCTTTTTATTGAGTCCTCGGTGTGGATCGCCATTATATCCTGACCGATAATACTCTCCTCAGTAAAAAGAGGAAATTGGCGTAGAAATATCCTGTTCGCCGAGGTTATAAGCATATCTTCATTGAAGATAATAACCCCCGGCTCCATCTTCTCAAGGAATTGAATACCGTCCGAAACATTAACCATATAGCACCTGAAACCAGATTATAGCACAAGCATAAGGAATCACATAGATAAAGCCGCACCGGAGTATGACCGGAAATAACCAGGAAAGAAGCGTTAAAATGCACAGAATATAGCCTGATTTGAAACCTAGCTTACCTTTTGATTAAGTGTCGCATATCAAAAAGGGGAGATGCGAACACCTCCCCTCCTTTATTGACTATACGATGCTTTATGAGTTTCTAGTTCAGCTCGAAGCGGTCCAGATTCATAACCTTATCCCATGCTTTGATGAAGTCGTTCACGAATTTCTCCATGGAATCATCGCAGGCATAGACCTCGGAGAGAGCTCTCAACTCGGAGTTTGAACCGAATATAAGATCCACCCTAGTAGCGGTCCACTTAAGCTTTCCACTGGTTCTATCACGCCCTTCGAAAATGTTTTCATCATCGGCGGAGGGCTTCCAGATAGTCCCCATATCAAGGATGTTCACGAAGAAATCGTTGGAGAGCACCCCGGGCCTCTCCGTAAAGACGCCGTGCTCAGCACCCTTGTAGTTTGCACCAAGCATACGCATACCACCGATGAGAACGGTCATCTCAGGAGCGGTGAGGGTAAGGAGCTGTGCCTTATCCACGAGCATCTCCTCGGGGGTCACAGAGTATTTCTTCTTCTGATAGTTACGGAATCCGTCCGCATGGGGCTCGAGCACCTGAAATGAGTCCGCATCGGTGAGTTCTTGAGTTGTATCCATCCGTCCGGGGGTAAAGGGAACAGTAACGTCGAAGCCAGCATCCTTAGCCGCTTTTTCAACACCTGCGCAACCGCCGAGCACGATCAGGTCGGCCATGGAAACCTTCTTCCCGGAGCCGTTAAACTCTTCATGTATCCCTTTAAGCACCTCAAGAATCTTCTCAAGCCTTACAGGTTCGTTCGCCTCCCAGTTCTTCATCGGCTCGAGCATAATCCGTGCACCGTTCGCACCACCCTTGAAGTCCGAGCCTCTGAAAGTAGATGCGGAGGACCAGGCAGTATATACCAGTTCAGATACGGACAGCCCCGTTTCAAGTATCTTCCCCTTGAGCTGGGCGATATCCTTCTCATCCACTACCTCATGATCAAGCGCAGGGATCGGATCCTGCCAGATAAGGTCCTCCTCGGGAACATCCGGCCCCAGATACCTTGACTTGGGGCCCATATCCCTGTGGGTGAGCTTAAACCATGCCCTTGCAAAGGCATCGGCAAACTCTTCGGGGTTTTCATAGAACCTTCTTGATATCTTTTCATAGGCGGGATCCATCCGCAGAGTGAGATCCGCCGTTGTCATCATCGTCTTAACCTTCTTCGAAGGGTCGTGGGCGGCTGGTGCGAGATTCTTCTCCGCAGGGTTAACAGGTGCCCACTGATATGCTCCGGCGGGGCTTTTCTCAAGATTCCAGTCGTAGCCGAAGAGCATATCGAAGTAGCCCATATCCCATTTGATCGGATTAGGCGTCCATGCACCCTCTATGCCGCTTGTTATGGTATCATCACCCTTTCCGCTGCCGTGGGAACTTATCCAGCCGAGCCCCATCTCCTCAACGGGAGCCGCCTCCGGCTCAGGCCCGACCTTCGCAGCATCACCAGCCCCGTGGCATTTACCGAAGGTGTGTCCACCCGCCACGAGGGCAACGGTCTCTTCATCATTCATGGCCATACGGGCGAAGGTGTCTCTAACATCCTTCGCAGAGGCAAGCACATTCGGCTCACCGTTAGGCCCTTCGGGGTTCACGTATATAAGCCCCATCTGAACTGCGGCGAGGGGATTATCAAGATCACGTTCACCGGAGTAACGGTCATCTCCAAGCCATTCCACCTCGGTACCCCAGTAAACATCCTCTTCGGGCTCCCAGATATCCTCCCTTCCTCCACCAAAGCCGAAGGGCTTGAGCCCCATGGATTCTATGGCGCAGTTTCCGGCAAGGATCATAAGATCCGCCCATGATATGCTCCTGCCGTACTTCTTCTTTATAGGCCAAAGGAGCCTTCTTGCCTTATCAAGGTTTGCGTTGTCCGGCCAGCTGTTGAGGGGTGCGAAACGCTGATTGCCGGTTCCGCCTCCCCCTCTGCCGTCGCCAACCCTGTATGTTCCGGCGCTGTGCCACGCCATGCGTATAAAAAGACCGCCGTAATGGCCGTAATCTGCGGGCCACCAATCCTGCGAAGTGGTCATAAGATCAAAAAGATCCTTCTTAACCGCCTCAAGATCAAGCTTGCTAAACTCCTCCGCATAGTCGAAATCCT encodes:
- the katG gene encoding catalase/peroxidase HPI is translated as MSEEKKCPVTGKVDRPTASKGTTNKDWWPNKLNLKILSQNSEKVDPMGEDFDYAEEFSKLDLEAVKKDLFDLMTTSQDWWPADYGHYGGLFIRMAWHSAGTYRVGDGRGGGGTGNQRFAPLNSWPDNANLDKARRLLWPIKKKYGRSISWADLMILAGNCAIESMGLKPFGFGGGREDIWEPEEDVYWGTEVEWLGDDRYSGERDLDNPLAAVQMGLIYVNPEGPNGEPNVLASAKDVRDTFARMAMNDEETVALVAGGHTFGKCHGAGDAAKVGPEPEAAPVEEMGLGWISSHGSGKGDDTITSGIEGAWTPNPIKWDMGYFDMLFGYDWNLEKSPAGAYQWAPVNPAEKNLAPAAHDPSKKVKTMMTTADLTLRMDPAYEKISRRFYENPEEFADAFARAWFKLTHRDMGPKSRYLGPDVPEEDLIWQDPIPALDHEVVDEKDIAQLKGKILETGLSVSELVYTAWSSASTFRGSDFKGGANGARIMLEPMKNWEANEPVRLEKILEVLKGIHEEFNGSGKKVSMADLIVLGGCAGVEKAAKDAGFDVTVPFTPGRMDTTQELTDADSFQVLEPHADGFRNYQKKKYSVTPEEMLVDKAQLLTLTAPEMTVLIGGMRMLGANYKGAEHGVFTERPGVLSNDFFVNILDMGTIWKPSADDENIFEGRDRTSGKLKWTATRVDLIFGSNSELRALSEVYACDDSMEKFVNDFIKAWDKVMNLDRFELN
- a CDS encoding LytR/AlgR family response regulator transcription factor, which gives rise to MVNVSDGIQFLEKMEPGVIIFNEDMLITSANRIFLRQFPLFTEESIIGQDIMAIHTEDSIKRIRSFIEHLNESRQQIVTQIKSDSMADSEKYYMIRLMSLITGSGKRSYCLLSYDITGLITNKHKKLVKMPAYSGDDIFLIDLGDVLYFSADNIYTRFYTEDKEYYAFFMISEIEEKLPSQSFYRIHRSHIINLDAIEKVSKKGGGLTVKLRSVDEPFSVGRSRVKTFLEIMGLK